One Pleurocapsa sp. PCC 7327 DNA segment encodes these proteins:
- a CDS encoding DUF2000 domain-containing protein, whose translation MYTNNESKFVAVLNPKIETPKLMNALGHIAAGLVAKADNLDEMKFLRYKFKADWSAPTALSFYPFIILKAKNSHQLKTLHQAANEKGILHNVFTDSMLAHSAIDQMEQTKITNPEDLTYFGVVLFGNSEQLATLTRKFSLFNV comes from the coding sequence ATGTATACCAACAACGAATCTAAATTTGTCGCCGTACTCAATCCCAAAATCGAAACTCCCAAACTGATGAATGCTTTAGGTCATATCGCTGCTGGATTAGTAGCTAAAGCTGATAATCTCGATGAAATGAAATTTCTACGATACAAATTCAAAGCCGATTGGAGCGCACCAACAGCTCTTAGTTTTTATCCTTTCATTATCCTGAAAGCCAAAAATAGCCACCAACTCAAAACTCTACATCAAGCAGCTAATGAAAAAGGAATTCTGCACAACGTCTTTACTGACAGTATGTTAGCCCATTCGGCGATCGACCAAATGGAACAAACCAAAATCACTAACCCAGAAGATTTAACTTACTTCGGTGTCGTTCTTTTTGGCAACAGCGAACAACTAGCAACTTTAACCCGTAAATTTTCCCTGTTTAACGTTTAA
- the tnpA gene encoding IS200/IS605 family transposase: MQPLLRKSSHALFCIHLHIVLVTKYRGKVITSEILTRMQTIFTELCEQQKSILIEFNGEEDHVHLLVSLSPDNQISEFVKVLKASSSRLIRKEFKSHVDKYYWKPVFWSSSYLVNSSGGVSLDVLKKSIKQQDSPRS; encoded by the coding sequence GTGCAACCTTTGCTCAGAAAGAGTTCTCATGCTCTATTTTGTATTCACTTGCATATTGTATTGGTAACGAAGTATCGAGGCAAGGTGATTACTTCTGAAATTCTCACTAGAATGCAAACAATTTTCACGGAGCTCTGCGAACAACAAAAAAGCATTTTGATTGAGTTCAATGGCGAAGAAGACCATGTTCATTTATTGGTCAGTCTGTCTCCAGACAACCAGATTTCTGAGTTTGTAAAAGTTCTTAAAGCGTCATCAAGCAGACTAATTCGCAAGGAGTTCAAGTCTCATGTTGACAAATACTACTGGAAACCTGTTTTTTGGTCTAGCTCATACTTGGTCAATTCCAGTGGCGGAGTATCGCTTGATGTTTTGAAAAAATCTATCAAGCAACAAGATTCTCCGCGTAGCTAA
- a CDS encoding DUF1499 domain-containing protein — protein sequence MSASEGKVKPISRSLLIVVLLLAIALIPIGIRIAFPDSPTLFAATRPDNLGVSSGKLAPCPSTPNCVSSQSTDIEHYIDPLTYQSSATDAIAKLKNLIETQEGAKLIAETGNYLYAEFMTRWMGFVDDVEFYTNEEAKKIEVRSASRLAESDLGVNRQRIESIRNLFNILAGSPPVQGNGTGG from the coding sequence ATGTCTGCTAGTGAAGGAAAAGTAAAACCAATTAGTCGGAGTTTGTTGATAGTTGTTTTGCTACTGGCGATCGCGTTAATCCCGATAGGAATCAGGATTGCCTTCCCAGATAGTCCGACCCTATTTGCCGCAACGCGCCCCGATAATCTGGGGGTTAGTTCGGGAAAACTAGCGCCCTGTCCTAGTACCCCTAACTGCGTCAGCTCTCAAAGTACCGATATCGAGCATTATATCGATCCGCTCACCTATCAATCTAGCGCAACAGACGCGATCGCTAAGTTGAAAAATCTTATCGAAACTCAAGAGGGAGCAAAACTTATTGCAGAAACCGGAAATTATCTCTACGCTGAATTTATGACTCGTTGGATGGGATTTGTCGATGATGTGGAATTCTATACCAATGAAGAAGCGAAAAAGATTGAAGTGCGATCGGCTTCTCGTTTGGCAGAATCGGATTTAGGAGTAAATCGCCAGCGAATCGAAAGTATTAGAAATCTATTTAACATCCTTGCGGGAAGTCCCCCAGTGCAGGGAAACGGAACTGGGGGATGA
- a CDS encoding DUF3318 domain-containing protein, whose protein sequence is MSLESEISRLLDMMPASGRMLTKIVSKPQQSKVIDTPFPMPWNRDNRPIYINFDLWRRLSQSQRDLLILRAASILTGIKWFKPDVYQGITLAGLAGVAVELIQGDAVGMIVAGGLTAIAANQIWRSNRSIQRELDADEAAIKVALRRGYTEVEAARSLLSAIEAVAELEGRPSLNFTELIRCQNLRAIAKISPVSVPETVKNSDL, encoded by the coding sequence ATGAGTCTAGAATCCGAGATAAGTCGCCTACTGGATATGATGCCTGCATCGGGACGCATGCTGACCAAAATCGTCAGCAAACCCCAGCAGTCAAAGGTAATCGACACGCCGTTTCCGATGCCTTGGAATCGAGATAACCGACCAATTTATATCAACTTCGATTTGTGGCGGCGGTTGTCTCAATCCCAGAGGGATTTACTCATACTGCGAGCAGCCAGTATTTTAACTGGGATTAAATGGTTTAAACCAGACGTCTATCAAGGCATCACGCTAGCAGGACTGGCAGGAGTCGCTGTTGAACTGATACAGGGAGATGCAGTTGGTATGATTGTAGCGGGTGGATTAACCGCGATCGCGGCTAACCAAATCTGGCGCAGCAACCGAAGCATTCAACGAGAATTAGATGCTGATGAAGCGGCGATTAAAGTTGCTCTCAGACGCGGTTATACAGAAGTAGAAGCCGCTCGAAGTTTACTCTCTGCCATAGAAGCCGTTGCTGAACTAGAAGGTCGTCCCAGCTTGAATTTCACTGAATTAATTCGCTGCCAAAATTTGAGAGCGATCGCTAAAATTTCTCCTGTTAGCGTTCCAGAAACAGTGAAAAATTCAGACTTGTAA